One window of the Natronomonas marina genome contains the following:
- a CDS encoding winged helix-turn-helix domain-containing protein — translation MSETDRHATEVVRQLDPPLPEDSGLTLEEYLAMQQVIGHPTRFRILRTLVANDELSAANLKAAVDVESHNFHYHLDELVDVGLVDKRQRRTADSQGLYTYYRPTAMGHGILEYGVEELMRREREFNDAYS, via the coding sequence ATGTCCGAAACTGACCGCCATGCAACGGAGGTGGTTCGCCAGCTGGACCCGCCGCTCCCCGAGGATAGTGGGCTCACGCTTGAAGAGTATCTCGCGATGCAACAGGTGATCGGTCACCCGACGCGGTTCCGGATCCTCCGCACGCTCGTCGCCAACGACGAGTTGAGTGCTGCAAATCTCAAAGCTGCGGTCGATGTCGAATCCCACAATTTCCACTACCATCTCGACGAGCTGGTCGATGTCGGCCTCGTCGACAAGCGCCAGCGACGGACCGCCGACAGCCAGGGGCTCTACACGTACTATCGGCCGACGGCAATGGGACACGGGATTCTCGAATATGGTGTCGAGGAACTGATGCGCCGTGAACGGGAGTTCAACGACGCCTATTCGTGA
- a CDS encoding UPF0175 family protein yields MGTISTRVPDELEAELEAYLEAETLDRSTAVRKLLSEGLEEWRREQALDQLAAGTVTFSKAAELAGMSGWDFAQLAKERDITWVAEDHLDADLEAL; encoded by the coding sequence ATGGGAACGATCTCGACACGCGTGCCCGACGAGTTGGAGGCCGAACTCGAGGCGTATCTCGAAGCCGAGACGCTTGACCGGAGCACGGCCGTGCGGAAACTCCTCTCCGAGGGGCTCGAGGAGTGGCGTCGCGAACAGGCCCTCGACCAGCTTGCGGCAGGCACCGTCACGTTTAGCAAGGCGGCTGAGCTGGCAGGGATGTCCGGTTGGGACTTTGCACAGCTCGCCAAAGAACGTGATATCACCTGGGTGGCGGAGGATCATCTCGACGCGGATCTCGAGGCACTGTGA
- a CDS encoding NUDIX hydrolase yields the protein MRGELRTSEGADSPANRGGWCRRGVKALIRTDESVLLVKERRVDGSVFWTLPGGGLQAAESAHAGLRRELREELDCEIVVHDWTGRICYAHHSRDGVVSTYDIYDCCVASSIDANRTEGILEARWVESEVVPARTIPQVRCLIECSATLQA from the coding sequence ATGCGGGGTGAGTTGCGTACCTCTGAGGGGGCTGACTCGCCAGCGAACCGAGGTGGGTGGTGCAGACGTGGCGTGAAGGCGCTGATACGGACTGACGAGTCGGTGCTGCTGGTCAAGGAGCGACGAGTAGATGGTTCAGTGTTTTGGACACTACCGGGCGGCGGTCTCCAGGCCGCCGAGTCGGCACACGCGGGCCTCCGTCGGGAACTCCGCGAGGAACTCGACTGCGAAATCGTCGTTCACGATTGGACCGGCCGTATCTGCTACGCCCACCACTCACGGGACGGGGTGGTCTCCACCTACGATATCTACGATTGTTGTGTCGCGTCTTCAATCGATGCCAATCGTACTGAAGGCATCCTCGAAGCTCGATGGGTCGAATCGGAGGTGGTACCGGCGCGAACGATTCCGCAGGTTCGGTGCCTGATCGAGTGTTCCGCTACTCTGCAGGCGTGA
- a CDS encoding AbrB/MazE/SpoVT family DNA-binding domain-containing protein, with protein MAKVDSKGRIVLPQAVRDRLDITPGTEVEIREEDGKAVVEPEKEPDEIIARMDELIGEKRDVEDGPPSPTEHSETRPRSEHPDSIAQEFRENVRNGAEQATDE; from the coding sequence ATGGCAAAGGTGGATTCGAAAGGCCGCATCGTTCTTCCGCAGGCGGTGCGAGACCGCCTCGATATTACACCAGGGACAGAGGTAGAAATCCGCGAAGAGGATGGGAAGGCTGTTGTAGAGCCTGAGAAAGAGCCTGACGAAATCATTGCACGCATGGATGAGCTTATCGGCGAAAAGAGGGACGTAGAAGACGGGCCGCCTTCCCCAACAGAGCACAGCGAGACACGGCCGCGCTCGGAACATCCAGATTCAATCGCCCAAGAGTTCAGAGAGAACGTCCGAAACGGCGCGGAGCAAGCCACCGATGAGTGA
- a CDS encoding helix-turn-helix domain-containing protein — protein sequence MYEVIDDTAAQVILAIESGDSIRRVAQHLHTPYETVRQAVNRLEDAGYVSYDGGLSVVDERVRDAARELIAASTGVSPPSIEEAYVIPQFGDWPFAFTRIDAVYVWTQGGYQVGRNPDDYPLFLAVREQDVDAWEAFFESFSLPTAFERQPRSELDGPLQIVLEPRPSLNIEHVEGYPVIPRDETIEYMRENYAQFQSALAMVDRMYEDLDLGVTYRETERAQP from the coding sequence ATGTACGAGGTTATCGACGACACCGCGGCGCAGGTTATCCTCGCTATCGAGAGTGGTGACTCCATCCGTCGTGTCGCCCAACACCTCCACACGCCGTACGAGACGGTGAGACAGGCCGTCAATCGCCTCGAAGACGCGGGCTACGTCAGCTATGACGGCGGCCTCTCAGTCGTCGACGAGCGCGTACGCGACGCAGCGCGCGAGCTTATCGCTGCCAGCACCGGCGTCAGTCCCCCCTCCATCGAGGAGGCCTACGTCATCCCACAGTTCGGTGACTGGCCGTTCGCGTTTACGCGGATCGACGCCGTCTACGTGTGGACCCAAGGCGGCTACCAAGTTGGGCGGAATCCGGATGACTATCCGCTATTCCTCGCTGTTCGTGAGCAGGATGTCGACGCCTGGGAGGCGTTTTTCGAGTCGTTCAGCCTTCCCACCGCATTCGAGCGACAGCCCCGAAGCGAACTGGACGGACCGCTGCAGATTGTCCTCGAGCCCCGCCCGTCACTCAACATCGAACACGTCGAGGGGTACCCGGTGATCCCGAGAGACGAGACGATCGAGTACATGCGCGAGAACTACGCCCAGTTCCAGTCGGCGCTGGCGATGGTCGACCGGATGTACGAGGACCTCGACCTCGGTGTCACGTATCGAGAGACCGAACGGGCACAGCCATGA
- a CDS encoding DUF3368 domain-containing protein — MWGFDATPLIYLAKVDRLALVQHLEASCVLPERVYEEVVETGLEQGYPDARRIERSVDADRFDIVSVETTALLTRLQDNSNLSDADVAVLACADAHDGVAVMDETYGRDVAAAEGITTRGTAYLVLKLASEGTISVDDARAVIDAMIDEGWYCAPDVYAKIIQKLESLAD, encoded by the coding sequence ATGTGGGGCTTCGACGCCACGCCGCTCATCTACCTCGCGAAGGTCGACCGTCTCGCGCTCGTCCAGCATCTTGAAGCGTCGTGCGTACTCCCGGAGCGTGTCTACGAGGAGGTCGTCGAAACTGGTCTCGAGCAGGGATATCCGGACGCCCGGCGCATTGAGCGCAGCGTCGATGCCGACAGGTTTGATATTGTGTCGGTCGAGACCACCGCATTGTTGACCCGCCTCCAGGATAATAGCAACCTCAGCGACGCCGATGTCGCTGTCCTCGCCTGCGCCGACGCCCACGATGGTGTGGCCGTGATGGATGAGACGTACGGTCGTGACGTTGCAGCGGCCGAGGGAATCACCACCCGGGGGACGGCATATCTCGTGCTAAAACTCGCGAGCGAGGGGACGATCAGTGTCGACGATGCCCGAGCCGTGATTGATGCGATGATCGACGAGGGGTGGTACTGCGCCCCCGACGTCTATGCGAAAATCATTCAGAAACTCGAGTCACTTGCGGACTGA
- a CDS encoding ArsR family transcriptional regulator, with protein sequence MQPASGTENATAETAISNDYAWHALQKATDKKRSDLIADIVGHPKGAPTVEELDYMNPNLSDDAIRRHLRVLEDVDVVTVDELEPGERLRDFPYQFFSLTNQARELFDRNGLFPKEAWQRQYQSVNKTDRIKELERMPRPD encoded by the coding sequence ATGCAGCCCGCCAGCGGGACGGAGAACGCCACCGCGGAGACCGCTATCTCCAACGATTACGCCTGGCATGCCCTCCAGAAAGCGACCGACAAGAAGCGGTCCGACCTGATTGCTGACATCGTCGGCCATCCCAAGGGTGCCCCTACCGTCGAGGAACTCGACTACATGAACCCCAATCTCAGCGACGATGCCATCCGCCGGCACCTTCGCGTCCTTGAGGATGTCGATGTGGTCACCGTCGACGAGCTCGAACCGGGAGAGCGGCTTCGAGACTTCCCCTACCAGTTCTTCTCGCTCACGAATCAGGCCCGGGAGTTGTTCGACCGCAACGGCCTATTCCCGAAAGAGGCCTGGCAGCGACAGTATCAATCAGTCAATAAGACGGACCGAATCAAGGAGCTCGAGCGGATGCCACGCCCCGACTGA